AAGGGGACTGCTTCCAGTCGCAAGACCTAAGGTTTGAGCACCTTTCTGTAATGTTTCTTTCAATATATCAAAGGCAACTTTTCCACCCTCAATTTGGTCCTTTACTTCAATAATTTTCATTGGATAGTCCTCCTATTTCTCTATGCTTTTATTATATGGTATAGACCAATTTTTGTCAAGTGAAACCGCTATCTTTTTCTGGCGTTTTTTTCATTTTCAAGTCGATTCGTGATATAATGGAAGGTATGATTGTATCACTATTATTCATCATTTTTTTGATCGGACTCCTTGTCTTTCTCTTATCTTTCTTGATTCATCAAAGAAAGATTCTCAAGGTCCTGATCTTTTTGATGGGAATCTGCCTGATGCTATTAGCTGTCGGGACTACCATCTATCTACTCACAAATTTATTATAAAAGGAGCGCAAATGAATACCAACGACTTTGACTTTGATTTGCCCGAAGAACTGATTGCCCAAACCCCTCTTGAAAAACGAGATGCCTCTAAACTCTTGATTCTCGATCGAAAAACAGGGCAATTCCAAGACCGTCATTTTGATGCCATTTTAGATGAATTGGAGCCAGGAGATGCTCTTGTCATGAACAATACGCGTGTTCTACCTGCCCGCCTTCATGGAGTCAAACTTGAAACAGGTGGTCACGTCGAATTCCTTCTCCTTAAGAATACACAAGACGACTGTTGGGAAGTCTTGACAAAACCTGCAAAACGCTTAAAGGTAGGTGCCACAGTCAGCTTCGGAGATGGTCGCTTGACCGCAACTGTTGAGGAAGAATTAGAGCACGGAGGTCGCATCGTACGCTTCCATTACCAAGGGATCTTTTTAGAAGTTCTAGAAAGCCTTGGCGAAATGCCACTTCCTCCCTATATTCATGAAAAGCTTGCTGACCGCGAGCGCTACCAAACTGTTTACGCCAAAGAAAATGGTTCTGCTGCAGCTCCAACGGCAGGTCTTCATTTCACCCAAGAATTGCTCCAAAAGATTGAAGCAAAAGGGGTTCACCTGGTCTATTTGACCCTTCATGTGGGCCTAGGAACCTTCCGTCCAGTATCTGTGGACAATCTTGAAGACCATGAGATGCACTCTGAATTTTACCAACTTTCTGAAGAGGCTGCTGCTACCCTTCGTCAGGTAAAAGCTGCAGGGAAACGTATCGTAGCCGTCGGAACGACTTCTATTCGGACCCTTGAAACGATTGGTAACAAATTTGATGGAGACATCCAGGCCGATTCAGGTTGGACCAATATTTTTATCAAACCAGGTTATGAATGGAAAGTCGTCGATGCCTTTTCAACCAACTTCCACCTTCCAAAATCAACTCTGGTCATGTTGGTTTCTGCCTTTGCTGGCCGTGAATTAACCCTCGAAGCATACCACCATGCTATTCAGGAACGCTACCGGTTCTTCAGTTTTGGGGATGCTATGTTCATCAAGTAAAGGAGTCACTCATGAATAAAATTGAAAGCCGCCACCGCTTGATCCGCTCTATTATTTCTGAGCGTAGGATTCATACCCAACAAGAACTTCAAGAAGCCTTAGAGGCCAATGGCGTTCTCGTTACCCAGTCCACCCTTTCACGGGATGTCAAATCCTTGAATCTAGTAAAAATTAACGAGGGGGATAGTTCCTACTATGCCATGAACACCATCGCTCCTTCCCGTTGGGAAAATCGACTGCGGATGTATATGGAAGATGCCTTAGTCATGTTGCGGCCCGTTCAAAACCAGGTCGTTGTAAAAACTCTTCCAGGTCTTGCCCAATCCTTTGGAGCTATCTTAGATGCATTGGAACTCCAAGAAATTGTAGCCACCATCTGTGGAGACGATGTCTGTTTGGTTATCTGCGAAGACAATCAAGGAGCTTTGGATTGTTTCGAAAAATTAAAAGAATTCACCCCACCCTTCTTCTTTAGTAAATAAAAAGTTTGGAAACCAAGTTTCCAAACTTTTTATGTTGTAGCTAAGCGTTGAATGGCTTCTCGATAGATTTCCATCGCAGCATAGAGATCGTCAATTTTTGCTCGTTCATTGGCTTGGTGCTCGGTCTGTTCTGCACCTGGGAAAAGAGCCCCAAAAGCGACACAATTTTCCATGGTCCGCGCAAATGTCGCACCACCAGAAGACATGGCTGGCGTCTTATCACCAGTTTCTTCCTGATAGACTGCCATCAAAGAGCTGACTAAAGGACTATCCAAAGGAACATATAAAGGAGCCAAATAATCAAACTCTTCATATGACAACTGATAACTAGCTGCAATTTCTCGCAAACGAGCTACTAAGGCATCCTTGTCTGCTAAGACGGGGATCCGGATATCAATCCCGATTTCCGATTGTTCTTGATCGATGACAAGGGTCGCAAGATTGAAGGAAAGATCGCCACTTGGTTCATCTGTAATTCTGCCAAATAGAGCTTCTCCCGTTGCATCCTCACCAACAGCATCTGCGATAAAGAGCAAGGCTGGGTGGGGTTGGATGAGGGATAAACTTTCCGCTAAACCGACAATGGCATTCACTCCTTCAGCTGCATCTTTAGAGTGCTTGGAAACACCCAAAACTGTTACAGAATCTTCTGTTTGGCTATACTGAACCCCACTTTGATCCAAAACAGGAAGCAACTCTTCCAAACGATGACCAGCATAAGTCGCCTTGTCTGGAACAACATTGAGGGCCTGACCAGCCTGTAAGGGAAGATCGTCCCAACCTGGACCATGCAATTTCACTTGTAATAAGCCTTTTTCAGCATAGGTTAATGGGAAAGAGGAATCCGGTGCAAATCCAAGATTTGCTTGCTCTTCGATTTGGTTGTAGCGATTCATACAGCGCCACAAGGTTTCTTCATCCGTTCCAAAGATAAAGCGGATTCGTTTGGTAAACTGGATACCATCATCCAGCAAACTCTTAACTGCATAAAGGGCAGCGAGGGACGGCCCCTTGTCATCCTGCACACCGCGACCTACTAGATAGTCACCTATAACAGTCGCTTCAAAAGGTGGCGTTTGCCAATCTTGTAAATCACCGGCTGGAACAACATCCAAGTGACAAAGAACGGCCAGGAGTTCTTCCCCCTGACCGATCTCTGCATATCCATAGTATCCTTCAGGATCTATATATGTTTGAAAACCTAATTCTCGAGCAAGCTCTAAGGTTTTTTCTAGGACATCTTGGATAGCTTGTCCAAACGGTGTTCCATTTTCCCCTTCATTTAATACAGAAGGGTAAGAAATGATGGTTTGGAGCGAGTTTAAAAACTGCTCTTTTACATCGTCCTTTATTCTATTTTTCATGAAACACCTACTTTATGCTATTGCAAGAATGGAACCATTGTTCCTAGTAGAAGAAGGGCAATGGTGATCACAACAATCGCTACGACCAATTTACCCATGAATTTCCACCATGCACTCAAGTCAATACGTCCAAGAGCAAGAGCCCCCATTACGATACCTGAAGTTGGTGCGATTAAGTTCAAGACACCAGATGCAGATTGGTAAGCTGTGACAATCAAGCTACCTGGTACATTGACGAATTTACCAAGAGGTGCCATGATACCCATTGTTGCGCTGGCAAGACCAGACGATGATGGGATCAAGAATGACATTGGCAAGTAGAAAATGTAAGTCAAGACAATGAACAATTGAGATGAAAGACCTTTAAGTCCTTCTTCACCCCAGTGAAGAATTGTCGCAGTGATCATACCGTCGTTCATGATGACTTGGATACCACGTGCTACCGCTACGATAAGAGCAACACTCAAGAGGTCAGCTGCACCATTCATGAAGGATGAAATGATTTTATCTTCTTTCAAGCCATAAATGATACCAACAAGGATTCCCATAAAGGCAAAGAGCATAGCTGTTTGAGGGAAGTACCATGTACCAAGAGCATCTGTGTTACCGATCAATTGACCAAGCACTGGAACTTTATGGAGAGATTCGTTAAAGTTTTCAAAGAATGTAATACCCAAATCTTTGAATGGGATAAATCCAGCAACCATGATAACGAATGTTGAAATGAAGACGAGCAAGACACGTTTTTGTTTCTTGTTCATTTGTGAAGGAATTTCTTCGCCACTATCAACGTTGAAGTGTTTCAAATCTTCTTCACGAGTTGCATAGGTGAGAGATTTGGTTGGGTCTTTTTGAACCTTATCTGCATAACGATATACATAGTATGTGCTAAGGGCTGTCAAGACAATCCAGAAGATTACACGGAGCAAGAGACCTGAGGCACTTGAGATACCTGCAGTGTCAGAAGCGATAACTGTTGCAAATGGGTTCAATGTTGACGCCAAACATCCGATTTGTGATCCTAAAAGGATAATGGCTACCCCTGTTAAGCTGTCAAAACCAACGGACATCATAACAGGTACAAGAAGTGGATAGAAGGCCATGGTTTCTTCACCCATACCATAAGTTGTCCCACCAAGGGCAAACAATGGCATCAAGATCAAGATCAACATTTTTTCGCGGCCTTTGTATTTACGAACGATAGAAGCAATCCCTACATCAAGGGTACCTGTTTCGTTCACAACTCCAAGGAAACCACCGACCATCAAGATGAAGAAGGCTACGTCAATCGCTGCACTAGTTGGTGCTTTACCAAGCATGGCATTGATCGGAGCCATCAAGACATCCCAAATCCCTTGAGGATTTTGTTTCACAGATTCATAACTACCTGCGATGATGGCACCAGATTTATCAACCTTGTATTGACCAGCTGGAATGATCCAAGTTAACACTGCCATAATGGCAATGATTATCAACAATACGGAAAAAGATGAAGGCATCTTAAATCCTTTTTTCGTTTTTTCACTCATTTGTCTTCCTCCTAACGCAACAAAGTGTGAGTGATGTTTTACAAGAGTCTCTTGTAAAACGCTTACCTATAAACTTATTCTATCACAATAAGCTTTAAAATACTAGTTTTTTCCTAATTTTTCATTAGTCTTTTTGGATGATTGTTCCACTTTCAGACTCAATCAAAGCTCCAAGGTTTTCAAGGGATGTAATAACTGCTTTTCCTTCTGGGCGACCGTTTACAAAGGCAATGGCAGCTTCTACTTTAGGAAGCATGCTTCCTGGTGCAAATTGGTCTTGTTTGATATATTCTTCCAATTGAGCCACATTAACATGTTCCAATTTTGCTTGGTCTGGTTTGTTGTAGTTCACAAAGACATAATCGACACCAGTCAAGACGATGAAGAGGTCTGCTTCTACTAATTCAGCCAAACGTTGAGATGCGAAGTCTTTATCGATTACCGCTTCAACACCAGATAGGCTACCATCTGCTTCTTTCACAACTGGGATACCGCCACCACCGGCTGCAACAACGACTTGACCGTCGTTCAACAAAGTACGAATGGTATTGATTTCTTTGATATCCACTGGTTTTGGTGAAGCCACAACTTTACGCCAGCCACGACCAGCATCTTCTTTGAAAGTTGCACCTGATTTTTCAGCTTCTGCTTTTGCTTCTTCTTCTGAGTAGAATGGGCCAATTGGTTTGCTGAGGTTAACGAAAGCTGGGTCGTTCTTATCAACAACGACTTGTGTTACAACAGAAGCCACATCTTTTTCAATTCCTTCTTCAAGAAGAGCATTTTGAAGAGCATTTTGAAGCCAGTAACCAATGCTTCCTTCGGTCATAGCAACTAATGAATCAAGTGGGAAAGCTGGGTTCTTTTCAGAATCTGCAGCCAAGTGTTGGAGCAAGAGGTTTCCTACTTGAGGACCATTCCCATGAGTGATGATCAACTCATCCCCATTTTTGATTAATTTAACTAAGTGTTTAGCTGTTTCTACAAGTGCTTCTTGTTGAGCTTTTGCAGAAGGATCAGATGAGAGAATAGCATTTCCTCCCAAAGCAACGACGATTTTTCTTGACATGAATTTTCCCTTTCTATAAAAAATAGGGGCAGGACTAAAGCTAGCAGTCCAGCCCCTATAGCTGTTGGTATACGGTTATAAAGTCTTAAACTTTTGGAATGTACAAGTTACCAAGAGTAGCTGCCATAACCGCTTTGATGGTGTGCATACGGTTTTCAGCTTGGTCAAAGTGACGAGCATATTTGCTACGGAACACTTCGTCAGTAACTTCCATTTCTTCTACGCCGAATTTTTCAGCAACATCTTTACCATAAACAGTGTTTGTGTCGTGGAAAGCTGGCAAGCAGTGCAAGAAGATCAAGTCTTCGTTATCAGCTTTCTTAACCAATTCCATGTTTACTTGGTAAGGTTTCAAAAGGGCAACGCGTTCTGCAAATTTGTCTTCTTCACCCATAGATACCCAAACGTCAGTGTAAAGTACATCTGCACCTTTCACAGCTTCATCAGCATCTTCAGTGATCAAAATATGAGCGCCACTTTCTTTTGCGAATCCTTCTGCCAATTCAACAATTTCTTGTTCTGGGAAGAGTTCTTTTGGAGAGAAGATGTGTACGTTCACACCAAGGATTGCACCTGTTACAAGAAGGCTGTTTGCAACGTTGTTACGTCCGTCACCACAGTATACAAGTGTCAAACCTTCCAAACGCCCAAAGTTTTCTTGAACAGTCAAGTAGTCAGCAAGCATTTGAGTTGGGTGCCATTCGTCAGTCAAACCATTCCATACTGGAACACCTGAGAATTCAGCCAATTCTTCAACCATGCGTTGGCTAAATCCACGGAATTCGATACCATCAAACATACGTCCGAGAACTTTTGCAGTATCTTCTGTAGATTCTTTTTTACCAAGTTGGATATCGTTTGCACCTAGGTATTCTGGGTGAGCACCAAGGTCGATGGCTGCAGTAGTGAAGGCTGCACGAGTACGAGTTGAAGTTTTTTCAAACAAAAGCGCAATGTTTTTACCAGCAAGGTAGTGGTGTTCGATGTTGCGTTTTTTAAGGTCTTTCAAGTGAGCTGAAAGTCCGATAAGGTATTCTAACTCTGCACGTGTAAAGTCTTTTTCTGCTAAAAAGCTACGCCCTTGGAATACTGAAGTTGTCATTAATTATCTCCTTTAATTATGCATGATAGGATCCTGTCATTCAGTTTAGAGGGCTCAGTTTAGACACTGAGCCCGTCTAACCTGAAGAAGGATGATTAGATTTCTTCACGTTCGAATGGCATTGACATACAACGAGGTCCACCACGACCGCGAACCAATTCACTTCCGCGGATCTTAATCAAACGAAGTCCGTATTCTTCTAATTTCTTGTTCGTAACAGTGTTACGGTCGTATACTACTACCACACCTGGTGCGATTGTAAGAGTATTTGATCCGTCGTTCCATTGTTCACGTGCAGCAGCAACGACGTTGCCACCTCCACATGGAATCAATGTAACTTTTTCAACACCAAGGTTTTCAGCAAGCAATTCAGCCAAATCACCTTTTTCTTCAACGATCTTCAATTGTTCGTTTTCATAAGTTACAGAGAAGACGCGAAGGTTACCTTGGATTTCTGGGTGGATTGTGAATTTATCGTAGTCCACCATTGTGAATACTGTATCCAAGTGCATGAATTTACGGTTGTTAGCAAATTCGAAGGCCAATACTTTCTTGAAGCCAACGTTCTTCTTGAAGATGTTTACCAACAATTTTTCGATTGATGCAGCATCAGTACGTTGTGAGATACCAACTGCCAATACATCTTTAGAAAGTACCAACTCATCTCCACCTTCGATACGAGTATCTTCTTCACGGTTGTAGACAAGTTCAACTTTTCCACCGTAAACTGGGTGGTATTTGAAGATGTATTTACCATACAAAGTTTCACGGTTACGTGTATCTGCGTACATGTGGTTCAATGATACTGCATTACCAATTGTTGCAAATGGGTCACGTGTGAAGTACAAGTTTGTCATTGGGTCGATAGCAAATGGATAGTCAGATTCAACAAGGTCTGTCAATCCTTTTGCTTCTTCAGGAATTTCTGGAAGTTCAGCTTTTTGAACCCCTTCCATTGTTTTTTCAACCAATTCTTGGTTGTCTTCAATGCTGTGAAGCAATTCACGGATCGCAATTTTTGTTTGGCGTCCACGAATGTTCGCTTCTTCAAGGTATTCTTCGATGAACTGATCGCGAATTTCTGGAGAAGTCAATGACTCAGCAGCCAACTGTTCAAGATAAAGTACTTCGATTCCTTCGTTACGAAGTGCTTCAGCAAATGCGTCGTGTTCTTTTTGAGCATCTTCCAAGAATGGAATATCATCAAAAAGAAGACGTTCAAGATAGTCAGGCATCAAGTTTTCCAACTCTTTACCTGGACGGTGCAAACAAACTTTTTTCAGTTTTCCAATTTCTGAGAAAACATGAATTGGGTGTGTAGACATCTATAGTCCTCCTTTTTTCTTGCGGTTTAGCATAGCTAATCCTGTTTACAGGTTTTATTTTATCACCAATTGGTACCGCTTTCACAAAGGATTCTACTTTTTGAATGCAAAGAATTTGGCATTTTTTTGAATCTTTCCTATTTTTTAGTTAATATGAAGCGTTTTCTTTGCATATTTTGCCTTTTATATCATTTTTATGAATATATATTTTTTTGTAAAAAAATAAAAAGATCAACAAATTAGTTGATCTCTTCAAAACTCTTTAAAAAATAGGCTGTATCTAGAAAAGTTAGTTGTTTTCTCTCATACTGGACCTTATGAGAATCGATGAGTTTCTTTAAAACTTGATTGACGGTTTCTCGAGTTGTGGCTGCTAATTTGGCCATTTCCTTCATACTAATTGGAAATGGAAGCTGATTTCCTAGACTTTCATAGTCCTTGCACAGAATTGCTAAAGATTGAATCACGCGCTCACTAGCACTAGCTGTCACGACATTGCGCAAGCGCAACTCTTGAAATTCTAGGATGGAGGAGATCTTTCTCATAATAAAGAGCAATTGCTCCTTACTCTCTTTGGCATAAAATTCATAAAGATGAACGGGAATAACAAAACAACGTAAATCCGTCACCGCACTAGCTGTATAGTGGTAACGCTCATCCTGGAACATCCCACCATAAGGGAACAAAGCCCCCTTCTTTATATAATCCATATAGGAGAATTGGTCCGACGAATCAAATTGCTCAATACGAGCAAAGCCGTTTGCCAGAAGAAAAAGGCGCTCCCGCTTATCTCCTGCATAAAATAAAATTTGTCCCTTAGGGATATCCCTGGCATGAATTTCAACAGCTAATTTATCAAATAGCTCCACTGGTAGCGCAGAAAAGGCTGGATGCGAGCGGAGCAACTGGTAATCTTCCTTTGTAATCATGTCTATACTTCCTCTTATTACTATTAGTAGTATAACATACTTTTTATAGAAAAGGGAAAGAAGTCTCTTTAGAACAGAAAAGTAATTCGAAACACCAAGTGAATTTCATCCTACTTTGATAGAATAAAAGGCCTGAGCAACCCTCAGACCTTCTGTCGATTATTCATTCATATTGACACGATGCCATTCATTAATAACATAAGCCAATTGACCCAATTGATAAAGACCAACACCACTGATTTCAGAACTTTCTGGAGTCGTCCCTCCAAGGCCTGCAGTATAGATGGCAACTAAATAAGGAGTCGATTCATGGACAATGGCATCCACATTGAGCGCTTCAGCCACATAGCCTGGTTTTTGTTGGATCACCAAGTCTGGCAAGAATTTCTTATAGTACTCGCCTGGGAAAGATTCCCCAATCAATTCCAGCAAATCTGCATATTTTTCTTGATGATTCCAAAGATATTCCAAGACATGGATGTAATAATCCGTTGTCGTTTTATTATCTTCGCTAAAGGTTTTAACCTCTGGTGAACGGGATTGACCATAGCGACTGAATAACTTACGCGCTTGCTCCATTCCCCCTAAACGATCTGCTAAGGCATAGGCAGGGGTATTTTCAGAGTAAACCAATGAATAGCGTTGCATATCAGGAATAGACATGGCACCATCGAAGGCAGCAACGTAATTGTCATGCTCCCCTACATATTCATAGTAGGTATTGGTAATGTCAAACCGGTCTGTTAAATTGAGTTTGCCTTTTGCGACCTCATCTACCACCAACATGTTTAATGGTAGCTTATAGGTGCTTCCTCCAGTCATTGGTTGGAGATCATTCATGGCAAATTGCTCTCCTGTAATGGCATTGCGATAAGTGAAGGCAACTTGTGATGGATCAATTTCACTTTCTGCTAGGAAATCCTGAACAACCTCTACCAAACCTTTATTAGCATAATCATAGACTAAGCCATACTCATTCATTGTCTCCCTGTCAGCATCTAGCACCGCTTGCTTGGCTTCAGGAGATTTGATACGTGGCTTTTTTGTCTCAGGGGTAGACTTTTCGATATCTTGTTCTTTTGCTTCTTTTGTTTTCTTTGCTTTTTTGTCGATTGCTGATGCTATTGGTTGCGTAACATGCAAGTAGCCCAGTGTACCCGTTCCCGCCATGCACAATAGAATACTGATCGCAATCATGATCGAGCGTAGCTTCAAATAGTTTTTCATATAAGTTTTATTATAAAAGATTCTACAAAAAATAACAAGGCATATCAGGTGAGGAAAACGATTTCTCCTTAAATACCTTTTTACGCTACCTCTAGACTGTCATTTCCGTTTAAAGGAGCCCATAATCAGCTTAGCGATCTCACGCGCAATCGTTCGGAATAAGGAACTCAAGAAGGAATCTTTTGCCTTTTCAAGACTAGATTTTCTTGGACGACCTGGACTACGTTTTTGAGCCGCCTTATCTGCTGCAGCCTCTTCCTTTTCTGCTTCTTTTTGCTCTTTTTCTTGTACTTCCTTGCTTGCTTTAGCTGCTAATTTTTCATAGGCAGATTCCCGATCAATCGTCGTCGCATACTTTTGATGGAAAGGCGAGGTTGTGATCAAGGCCAATTGTTCACTCTCATTTAAGAGGTCAAAACTCGATTGAGGAGAGAGAATATAAGCACGCTCAACCACACTAGGCTGTCCCTTTTCATTCAGGAAAGAAACCAAGGCTTCCCCTGTCCCTAATTCTGTGATTACTGTTTCTGTATCAAAGTCTGGATTCGGACGAAAACTTTGGGCAGCAACCTTAATCGCCTTCATTTCTTTTGGTGTATAAGCTCGAAGTGCATGCTGAACACGATTTCCAAGCTGTGCCAAAACAGATTCTGGGAGATCTTGAGGATTTTGGGTAATAAAGTAAATCCCTACACCCTTAGAACGAATCAGTCGTACCACTTGCTCGACCTTCTCAAGAAAGAGCTTGCTTGCATCCTTAAATAGGAGATGAGCTTCATCAAAGAAGAAGACCAGTTTTGGCTTTTCAGGATCCCCAACCTCTGGAAGTGTTTCAAAGAGACGAGACAGCATCCAAATCAAAAAGGTTGAGTACAATTTTGGTGAATGAAAGAGCTTTGTAGCCGAAAGAATATTGATATAACCACGACCAGATGCATCGAGTTGCATGAAGTCATTTAAATCAAGTGCTGGCTCTCCGAAAAACTGGTCTGCTCCTTCTTCTTCAAGAACCAAGAGACTTCTTTGGATCGCTCCGACAGATTGTTTGGTGATATTGCCATATTGGGCCGAATAGTCTGAGCTGTGTTCATAAACTTCCTTTAAAAGGCTTTGCAGGTCTTTCAAATCAATCAAGGGCCAGTCTTTCTCTTGGGCCACTTTAAAGACAATTGCAAGAATTCCTGATTGGGTTTCATTCAAATCAAGCAAACGAGAAAGAAGCAATGAGCCCATCCCTTCGACAGTCGCCCGAACAGGATGACCAGCTTGGCCAAAGACATCCCACAATCGAACTGGGAAGGCTTGTGGCTCAAACAGCTCTGTGATACCAAGCAGCTTGTAGCGTTCTTCCAGTTTTGGTGTCCATTGCCCGGCTTTGGCTAAGCCAGATAAATCTCCCTTGATATCAGCTAGAAAGAC
The DNA window shown above is from Streptococcus sp. S1 and carries:
- a CDS encoding helicase HerA-like domain-containing protein, which encodes MTSITITKGTVETPIYLRMLNRHGLIAGATGTGKTVTLKVLTEKLSKEGIPVFLADIKGDLSGLAKAGQWTPKLEERYKLLGITELFEPQAFPVRLWDVFGQAGHPVRATVEGMGSLLLSRLLDLNETQSGILAIVFKVAQEKDWPLIDLKDLQSLLKEVYEHSSDYSAQYGNITKQSVGAIQRSLLVLEEEGADQFFGEPALDLNDFMQLDASGRGYINILSATKLFHSPKLYSTFLIWMLSRLFETLPEVGDPEKPKLVFFFDEAHLLFKDASKLFLEKVEQVVRLIRSKGVGIYFITQNPQDLPESVLAQLGNRVQHALRAYTPKEMKAIKVAAQSFRPNPDFDTETVITELGTGEALVSFLNEKGQPSVVERAYILSPQSSFDLLNESEQLALITTSPFHQKYATTIDRESAYEKLAAKASKEVQEKEQKEAEKEEAAADKAAQKRSPGRPRKSSLEKAKDSFLSSLFRTIAREIAKLIMGSFKRK